In Leptospira congkakensis, one DNA window encodes the following:
- a CDS encoding adenosine deaminase has product MYCDLHNHLYGCLPPETLFRIGKNNPEPRWHLYLDSYEKAYGVKIRPSTFFEDYADLKDFSKLYHFREKAPFLHFQAKFNLIIALVKFDEKEITEVTHDVVLSNSLEDISYAEYRLMFGKEEPKEIFYSKLMACLEGLSKGENSAKKEGKSIQSKLVMSLHRDLNYERHYDWMKNWMEKDSVIRNGLVGIDFCHIEEGHPPKDKKSFFQSVINDNKAEPNTALSILYHVGESFRDKTPFSAARWVLESALNGAHRLGHALALGIDSDYFLGDERTELVSEAKDQIECELESYDEITSYGAFYPKEELELKRKELKTKSDSELLTIPFDETQSQYFHTFQNYVMSTIAKTDAVIECCPSSNLYIGMLESHIDHPITRFLQNDIKLTIGSDDPGLFGTTMSEEYGHAHTAGLSEKDLESIRENSFSYRSTKLSGRELD; this is encoded by the coding sequence ATGTATTGCGATCTACACAACCACCTTTATGGATGTTTACCCCCCGAAACACTGTTTCGCATCGGCAAAAATAACCCAGAACCAAGATGGCACTTATATCTGGATTCTTATGAAAAAGCTTATGGTGTAAAAATTCGACCTTCGACTTTTTTTGAAGATTATGCTGACCTGAAAGATTTTTCCAAACTCTATCACTTTCGAGAAAAGGCTCCTTTTTTACATTTCCAAGCAAAGTTTAACCTTATCATCGCCTTAGTAAAGTTTGATGAAAAGGAAATAACAGAAGTCACTCATGATGTAGTCCTTTCTAATAGTTTGGAAGATATCAGTTATGCAGAATATCGTTTGATGTTTGGAAAAGAAGAACCCAAAGAAATATTTTATAGTAAACTTATGGCTTGTTTGGAAGGGCTTTCTAAAGGAGAAAACTCTGCCAAAAAGGAAGGCAAAAGCATCCAATCAAAACTAGTCATGTCCTTACATAGAGATTTAAATTATGAAAGGCATTATGATTGGATGAAAAATTGGATGGAAAAAGATTCAGTCATTCGAAATGGACTTGTCGGAATCGATTTTTGTCATATAGAAGAAGGCCATCCTCCCAAAGATAAAAAATCTTTTTTCCAATCCGTAATCAATGATAACAAAGCAGAACCAAACACTGCATTGTCGATTCTCTACCATGTAGGAGAAAGTTTTCGAGACAAAACTCCCTTCTCAGCTGCACGTTGGGTTTTAGAATCAGCACTAAACGGCGCCCATAGACTGGGACATGCTTTGGCACTCGGAATTGATTCAGATTATTTTTTAGGGGATGAAAGAACAGAACTTGTATCGGAAGCCAAAGACCAAATCGAGTGTGAACTGGAATCTTATGATGAAATCACAAGTTACGGTGCATTTTACCCCAAAGAAGAACTCGAACTCAAACGAAAGGAACTGAAAACAAAATCAGATTCAGAACTACTAACCATTCCTTTTGATGAAACCCAGTCCCAATACTTTCACACATTTCAAAACTATGTTATGTCTACTATTGCAAAAACAGATGCTGTGATTGAATGTTGCCCTTCTTCCAATTTGTATATTGGAATGTTGGAATCACATATTGATCATCCCATCACAAGATTTTTGCAAAATGATATCAAACTCACCATAGGTTCCGATGACCCTGGTTTATTTGGAACAACTATGTCCGAAGAGTATGGACATGCCCATACAGCGGGACTGTCCGAAAAAGATTTAGAATCCATTCGAGAAAACTCATTTTCCTACCGTTCTACCAAACTTTCCGGTCGTGAATTGGATTGA
- a CDS encoding patatin-like phospholipase family protein yields MKRTELERQAIQKFLKSVDLFKKLPPSVLLRLSNNVQEKLVRSHEALYYKGESSESIYIVRYGEILLENVSGQSHVYVGTGQVLAENSLISSSNHSTSAIAVIDSLVYVLNGKLFLQLASQEKVFAQNIIQMMGSRMRENLNRTNHKDSFVGLRRLCVHVPLEPEYHFGEKVKSFIDEYGEVTKKLSAAIPISTFKGMDPTQISEYLTNLRNKTPLLHIYFDESTSRTDLHYLVVQSDFIIFWEDEPEKFYKEKEEILHFWKSRIRNFEGRAIRMMESGVRKSYLPQDQSLKTFYQKDTLARYLVAKTRGLALGGGGARALAHVGLLKVLHREGIHFDFVSGASMGAVIAALYARKNTPEEIEEMVKNFFGGLESAFDPTLPIVAFFKGKRMKRMLKKGFGDQRIEELPLPFATSAVDLQTGKEHIFDQGPITEALTCAMSLPGAFPPYRLGEKLLVDGGMINNVPENLIRSKGADVVMGINVSPLQEIVPVKLFEDRNTTEKGFFRYIWDTLKYPPILQIMTRTITLEGREITRLKRPKMDLFVHFHLEEFQLFDFARYQEIIDKGEAEAEANLAEIKQLFS; encoded by the coding sequence ATGAAACGAACAGAATTAGAAAGACAGGCGATTCAAAAATTTTTAAAGTCTGTGGATTTGTTCAAAAAACTTCCCCCTTCCGTTTTGTTACGACTTTCTAACAATGTCCAAGAAAAACTAGTTCGAAGCCACGAAGCTCTCTATTACAAAGGAGAGTCTTCGGAATCGATTTATATTGTCAGATACGGTGAAATTCTTTTAGAAAACGTATCTGGCCAAAGTCATGTATATGTGGGGACTGGCCAAGTTTTGGCTGAGAACTCACTCATCTCCAGTTCCAATCATTCTACTTCCGCCATTGCCGTGATTGACTCTCTTGTTTATGTATTAAATGGAAAATTGTTTTTACAATTAGCATCACAGGAAAAAGTTTTTGCACAAAACATCATTCAAATGATGGGATCTCGGATGCGAGAAAATTTAAACAGAACTAATCATAAAGATAGTTTTGTCGGATTACGCCGGTTATGTGTTCATGTTCCCTTGGAACCAGAATACCATTTTGGTGAAAAAGTAAAATCGTTTATAGATGAATATGGAGAAGTCACCAAAAAACTATCGGCGGCCATTCCAATTTCTACTTTTAAAGGAATGGATCCCACTCAAATTTCAGAGTATCTAACCAATCTTAGAAACAAAACTCCCTTACTTCATATTTATTTTGATGAATCCACTTCTAGGACGGACCTACATTATTTAGTAGTTCAATCCGACTTTATTATTTTTTGGGAAGATGAACCAGAAAAATTTTATAAAGAAAAAGAAGAGATCCTTCATTTTTGGAAAAGTCGAATTCGCAACTTTGAAGGTCGTGCCATCCGTATGATGGAAAGTGGAGTTCGTAAAAGTTATCTCCCACAAGACCAATCTCTCAAAACCTTTTATCAAAAGGATACCTTAGCAAGATACTTAGTAGCTAAAACCAGAGGTTTGGCGTTAGGTGGTGGTGGTGCCAGAGCCCTCGCTCATGTTGGTTTACTTAAAGTTTTACATAGAGAAGGAATCCATTTTGATTTTGTATCTGGTGCTTCGATGGGTGCTGTGATCGCTGCTCTTTATGCGAGAAAAAATACTCCTGAAGAAATTGAAGAAATGGTAAAAAATTTCTTTGGTGGTTTGGAAAGTGCATTTGATCCTACACTTCCGATTGTTGCCTTCTTTAAAGGGAAACGAATGAAGCGGATGTTGAAAAAAGGATTCGGTGACCAAAGAATCGAAGAACTTCCTCTTCCTTTTGCCACTTCTGCTGTGGACTTACAAACCGGAAAAGAACATATCTTTGACCAAGGACCCATTACAGAAGCTCTCACTTGTGCCATGAGTTTGCCAGGAGCTTTTCCTCCTTACCGGCTCGGTGAAAAATTGTTAGTGGATGGGGGAATGATCAACAATGTTCCCGAAAATCTGATCCGTTCTAAAGGTGCAGATGTGGTGATGGGAATCAACGTTTCTCCTTTGCAAGAAATTGTTCCTGTCAAACTCTTTGAAGATCGTAACACAACAGAAAAAGGTTTCTTTCGTTATATTTGGGATACTTTAAAATACCCACCGATATTGCAGATCATGACAAGAACCATTACCTTGGAAGGACGAGAGATCACTCGTCTCAAACGTCCCAAAATGGATCTTTTTGTACATTTCCATTTGGAAGAATTTCAATTATTTGATTTTGCGCGTTACCAAGAAATCATCGATAAAGGTGAAGCCGAAGCCGAAGCCAATTTAGCAGAGATCAAACAATTGTTTTCTTAA
- a CDS encoding MATE family efflux transporter has protein sequence MNQKILGLAIPVFFGMISYTAIMVADTAMVGKLGEVPLAAVGFGGMVYFSIFAFLMGGSMAVQIIVARRFGEKNDKGVGITLVNSVYLSFVLGALLSYFGFIYAPNLMGWIGDDPQVIEVAGVYLSYRFVGTVLFFVGFALRGFFDGIGIVQVGMISSILAAVTNIFFNWLLIFGNWGFPAWGVKGAAIASSLSSIPALLVVVFYFFRKDVIKFFQYKIFAPSAETLKELCMVGFAPAVEGTLVNFAFSGFYKIAGMISTTTLASASVVLTCLSLSFMPGFSFGIAATTILGQSMGQGKLRLAYEGTMRSATFSAIVMGSMGLFFIISGPWLIGLFTDVPAVIKEAYPALCIVALVQVGDAYHMVIGSALRSAGMMYYVMFVYLIVSFIIMLPLAYLLGIVLAWGTVGIWSAFFIWILLMAVLFVRKFRKKEWVNIRI, from the coding sequence TTGAATCAGAAAATTCTTGGATTAGCAATCCCTGTTTTTTTTGGAATGATCAGTTATACTGCCATCATGGTAGCTGATACTGCTATGGTTGGAAAACTAGGAGAAGTTCCTCTCGCCGCTGTTGGATTTGGTGGAATGGTTTATTTTTCCATTTTTGCCTTTCTTATGGGTGGATCCATGGCAGTACAAATCATCGTAGCACGTAGATTTGGCGAAAAAAATGACAAAGGTGTCGGAATCACTCTAGTCAATTCAGTATATTTATCCTTTGTTTTAGGAGCATTACTATCCTATTTCGGATTTATCTACGCTCCCAACCTTATGGGTTGGATCGGAGATGATCCACAAGTGATCGAAGTCGCTGGAGTGTATTTATCTTACCGGTTTGTGGGAACCGTTCTCTTCTTTGTAGGATTTGCTTTACGTGGATTTTTTGATGGAATTGGAATTGTACAAGTGGGTATGATTTCTTCTATTTTAGCCGCGGTCACAAATATCTTTTTTAACTGGTTACTCATTTTTGGGAACTGGGGTTTTCCTGCTTGGGGAGTGAAGGGAGCGGCCATCGCATCTAGTTTGTCCTCCATACCTGCGTTACTAGTTGTAGTGTTTTATTTTTTCCGCAAAGATGTAATCAAATTCTTTCAATACAAAATTTTTGCACCAAGTGCTGAAACCCTCAAAGAACTTTGTATGGTTGGTTTTGCACCCGCGGTAGAAGGAACACTTGTTAACTTTGCTTTCTCTGGATTTTATAAAATCGCCGGTATGATTAGTACCACAACTCTTGCTTCTGCTAGTGTTGTATTAACATGTCTTAGTTTGTCTTTTATGCCAGGTTTTTCCTTTGGGATTGCTGCCACTACCATTCTTGGTCAATCTATGGGCCAGGGTAAATTGCGATTGGCTTATGAAGGAACTATGCGTTCTGCTACCTTCTCGGCCATCGTTATGGGAAGTATGGGACTCTTTTTTATCATTTCCGGCCCTTGGCTCATTGGTCTCTTTACGGATGTTCCTGCGGTCATCAAAGAAGCTTACCCTGCACTTTGTATCGTTGCTCTCGTCCAAGTGGGAGATGCTTATCATATGGTGATTGGTTCGGCACTTCGTAGTGCAGGGATGATGTACTATGTGATGTTTGTTTACCTCATCGTATCCTTTATCATCATGTTACCACTCGCTTATTTACTCGGGATAGTCCTAGCTTGGGGAACAGTTGGAATCTGGTCTGCGTTTTTTATTTGGATTTTACTCATGGCAGTGCTTTTTGTCAGAAAATTTCGTAAGAAGGAGTGGGTAAACATACGAATTTAA
- a CDS encoding antitoxin, with translation MKSITFRADERAIEKARLKASKQKRSLNDIFNEWLRAYSESEPKDFDLDAYLKKFEYVKINRKISREEANER, from the coding sequence ATGAAAAGTATTACTTTTAGAGCTGATGAAAGAGCAATCGAAAAAGCTCGTTTAAAAGCTAGTAAACAAAAAAGGTCACTCAATGACATTTTTAATGAATGGCTTCGTGCTTATTCTGAATCTGAGCCAAAAGATTTTGATCTAGATGCATATTTGAAAAAATTTGAATATGTGAAGATAAACCGAAAAATAAGCCGTGAAGAAGCAAATGAAAGGTAA
- a CDS encoding PIN domain-containing protein: MKGKIFIDTNVFIYFFSHKDFEKKEISSNIIKASFKSDRFCISYQVIQEFSNVILTKGQPPMKGQDISSFIEKILDPICSFFPTIEFYKNALKLREKNKLSYYDSLIVLAALELDCDYLLSEDFNDGTKINKLKIINPFNKINAKLLNSIL; this comes from the coding sequence ATGAAAGGTAAAATCTTCATCGATACGAATGTATTTATTTACTTCTTTTCACATAAAGATTTTGAAAAAAAGGAAATCTCTTCAAATATTATAAAAGCTTCTTTTAAATCTGATAGATTTTGTATAAGTTACCAAGTCATCCAAGAATTTAGCAATGTAATACTTACAAAAGGACAACCACCAATGAAAGGTCAGGATATTTCAAGTTTCATAGAAAAAATCTTAGATCCAATTTGTTCTTTTTTCCCCACAATTGAGTTTTACAAAAATGCTCTGAAATTAAGAGAGAAGAATAAATTATCTTATTATGATTCTTTGATTGTTTTGGCCGCTTTAGAACTTGATTGCGATTATTTATTGTCTGAAGACTTTAATGATGGAACAAAAATTAACAAATTGAAAATCATCAATCCATTCAATAAGATAAATGCAAAATTGCTAAACTCTATTCTATAA
- a CDS encoding SPFH domain-containing protein, with amino-acid sequence MALIDRIKFEGNPNEIVWKYPSDEISTAGQLVVDENQEAIFFKEGKALDTFGPGTHTLKTGNIPILEALVNLPFGGKTPFTAEVYYVNKAIFAMKWGTNTPIPLEDPKYKIVLNIRAFGDYKFRIKDSRSFLLNVVKGGNRTTNESVDEFLKPNIVRGIGDFISEVILNNNTSVVEINKFRDESSTAGRVKLAPEFEKYGIDLTEFNVSSVNFDQNDPNYQRIQKIITDKFEIDMLGDKYQQKKMFDIGQAAAENEGQGGGAMGAGMGMGMGMNMGQMMGNMMNQGGGQSGATPAANDPAARIAKLKGLLDQGLINAEEFEAKKKEILSSL; translated from the coding sequence ATGGCACTAATAGATAGAATTAAATTTGAAGGAAATCCTAACGAAATTGTTTGGAAATACCCATCGGATGAAATCAGCACCGCAGGACAACTTGTCGTCGATGAAAACCAAGAAGCCATCTTCTTTAAAGAAGGAAAGGCTTTGGATACCTTTGGGCCAGGAACTCACACCTTAAAAACAGGAAACATTCCAATACTCGAAGCTCTCGTCAATCTTCCGTTTGGTGGCAAAACTCCCTTCACGGCTGAAGTTTATTATGTTAATAAAGCCATCTTTGCCATGAAATGGGGAACAAACACTCCCATTCCTTTGGAAGATCCGAAATACAAAATTGTTCTTAACATTCGTGCCTTTGGGGATTACAAATTCCGTATTAAAGATTCTAGATCCTTTTTACTGAATGTAGTGAAAGGTGGAAATCGAACCACAAACGAATCCGTTGATGAATTTTTAAAACCAAATATCGTTCGTGGAATTGGTGACTTCATTTCTGAAGTGATCTTAAACAACAACACCTCTGTTGTAGAAATTAACAAGTTTAGAGATGAAAGTTCTACCGCAGGAAGAGTCAAACTCGCTCCTGAATTCGAAAAATATGGAATCGACTTAACAGAGTTTAACGTATCTTCGGTGAACTTTGACCAAAACGACCCGAACTACCAAAGAATCCAAAAAATCATCACCGACAAATTTGAAATTGATATGCTCGGAGACAAATACCAACAAAAGAAAATGTTCGATATTGGACAAGCTGCTGCGGAAAACGAAGGCCAAGGTGGTGGTGCCATGGGTGCCGGTATGGGCATGGGAATGGGGATGAATATGGGCCAGATGATGGGCAATATGATGAACCAAGGGGGAGGCCAAAGTGGTGCGACACCGGCAGCCAATGATCCAGCAGCTCGGATTGCAAAACTAAAAGGATTACTGGATCAGGGTCTTATCAACGCAGAGGAATTTGAAGCCAAAAAAAAGGAAATCCTTTCCTCTTTGTAA